The Phragmitibacter flavus genome contains a region encoding:
- a CDS encoding alginate O-acetyltransferase AlgX-related protein, translating to MPANNFTLLILSALLAAVVACKDNTATPTAAQSRATGKTTFQIIDRSNLPPAATNPYPDCLFSAKVKMTDGTFAFVNLPGFLDRKPQPAAALKPGDTVSASLVPLDQAPEDIQRLQIADKFADFVLPQYYSPNIRIIESSKIAVSPSPESIPTIPPQRYLRPSKQDAYSVQRQRRIDTEKQRIRNLLDQNGGSWEKWRHQITPIEKQLKERADQAGGFLKSGPHFFRSIPSKVFRELCDDDIHLGPIGMLRLLNAELARIGIDLIVVPFPEKEIVNLTQFDPNLPSDIVAVPDRLRLHLQLLEHDIEVIDLAPALRAALDEHDQVFMPSSDPHPLHGGIAVTSLAIAERLKDYGIGNATMMPSFITETQQFTIADSSAEDLSETGPFTAVRALPPPNFTPQTPTYMLAGDSFLHVPYRYVKDASIPSHVAAYAGGQGAKIVQEGGSNHLLVSLARRPKETFQNQRVCFFVFGPRRFRASHQLTEEIYHWLPALLPH from the coding sequence ATGCCCGCCAACAACTTCACGCTCCTCATTCTCTCCGCACTGCTCGCAGCAGTCGTCGCCTGCAAGGACAATACAGCAACCCCCACGGCTGCTCAATCACGCGCGACAGGCAAGACCACTTTCCAAATTATCGACCGCTCGAACCTCCCGCCCGCTGCCACCAACCCCTACCCCGACTGCCTTTTCAGCGCGAAAGTCAAAATGACCGACGGCACGTTTGCCTTCGTCAATCTCCCTGGATTTCTTGATCGCAAACCCCAACCCGCCGCCGCACTCAAACCCGGCGACACCGTCAGCGCCAGCCTTGTCCCCCTCGATCAAGCGCCTGAAGACATCCAACGATTGCAAATCGCGGATAAATTTGCCGACTTTGTCCTTCCTCAATACTACTCCCCAAATATTCGCATCATCGAATCCTCCAAAATCGCCGTCTCTCCCTCTCCTGAATCGATCCCGACCATCCCCCCCCAGCGCTACCTTCGACCCTCCAAGCAGGACGCCTACTCCGTCCAGCGCCAGCGCCGCATCGACACCGAAAAACAACGCATCCGAAACCTCCTCGACCAAAACGGCGGCAGCTGGGAAAAATGGCGCCACCAAATCACCCCGATCGAAAAACAACTGAAGGAGCGCGCTGACCAGGCAGGCGGCTTCCTCAAGTCCGGCCCCCATTTCTTCCGCTCCATTCCCAGCAAGGTCTTCCGCGAACTTTGCGACGACGATATTCACCTCGGCCCCATTGGCATGCTCCGACTCCTCAACGCCGAACTCGCCCGCATTGGCATCGACCTCATCGTCGTCCCCTTCCCGGAGAAGGAAATCGTCAACCTTACCCAATTCGACCCCAATCTGCCCTCAGACATCGTCGCCGTCCCTGACCGCCTGCGTCTTCACCTGCAACTTCTCGAACATGACATTGAGGTTATCGACCTCGCCCCCGCCCTGCGCGCTGCTTTGGACGAGCATGATCAAGTCTTCATGCCCAGCAGCGATCCGCATCCTCTCCACGGTGGCATCGCCGTCACATCCCTCGCCATCGCCGAACGACTCAAAGACTACGGCATCGGCAACGCCACCATGATGCCCAGCTTCATCACCGAAACCCAACAATTCACCATCGCCGACTCCAGCGCGGAAGATCTCTCCGAAACCGGACCTTTCACTGCCGTCCGCGCCCTTCCGCCCCCCAATTTCACCCCCCAAACTCCCACCTACATGCTGGCTGGCGACAGCTTCCTCCACGTTCCCTACCGCTACGTCAAAGATGCCTCCATCCCTTCGCACGTTGCCGCGTATGCCGGCGGCCAGGGTGCCAAAATTGTCCAGGAAGGCGGTTCCAACCACCTCCTTGTCAGCCTCGCCCGACGCCCCAAAGAGACCTTCCAAAACCAACGTGTCTGCTTCTTCGTCTTCGGCCCCCGTCGTTTCCGCGCCAGTCATCAACTCACCGAAGAGATCTATCACTGGCTCCCCGCCCTTCTGCCTCACTGA
- a CDS encoding polyprenyl synthetase family protein produces MKLPSFIKTKSKPKPAFPFALVKPEIDRIESILVEHAKSFDPAVEGYIRYVCKTSGKRIRPALAVLAGGATGGVSEDHHKLSIILEFIHIASLVHDDIMDGAAMRREMPTAAAKWGNALSVLLGDSLFAYALELATQFEDLTICRHIAAASRDVATGEILQTQRRFDFSLSMAEYFRIIEMKTAALFAVATQLGTHLNKQPEATVEAMRQYGLKLGTAYQIYDDCIDLVGDEKAIGKTLGTDIAKGKLTLPMLYLLQDANDSQRSKLQRMLLKGEPMDTSILAGIADYAGAIERAINHAKSLLVETRECLTVLSPSEHQEALHGITLYLDDLLDQCRSSV; encoded by the coding sequence ATGAAGCTCCCTTCCTTCATCAAAACCAAATCTAAGCCCAAACCGGCGTTCCCTTTTGCCCTCGTTAAACCCGAAATCGACCGGATTGAGAGCATTTTGGTCGAGCATGCCAAGTCATTTGATCCGGCCGTCGAAGGTTATATCCGCTACGTCTGCAAAACCTCCGGTAAACGCATCCGTCCCGCCCTCGCCGTCCTAGCTGGAGGTGCCACTGGTGGCGTGTCCGAAGACCATCACAAACTCTCCATCATCCTCGAATTCATCCACATCGCCTCGCTGGTGCACGATGACATCATGGATGGAGCCGCCATGCGCCGCGAAATGCCTACCGCCGCCGCGAAATGGGGCAACGCCCTCAGCGTTCTCCTCGGCGACAGTCTGTTCGCCTACGCCCTCGAGCTTGCCACCCAGTTCGAAGACCTGACCATCTGCCGTCATATTGCCGCCGCCTCGCGCGACGTCGCCACCGGCGAGATTCTTCAGACCCAACGCCGTTTCGACTTCAGCCTCAGCATGGCCGAATACTTCCGCATCATCGAGATGAAAACGGCCGCCCTCTTCGCCGTCGCGACCCAGCTCGGCACCCATCTCAACAAACAGCCCGAAGCCACCGTCGAAGCCATGCGCCAATACGGCCTCAAGCTCGGCACCGCCTATCAAATCTACGACGACTGCATTGATCTCGTCGGCGACGAAAAAGCCATCGGCAAAACCCTCGGCACCGACATTGCCAAAGGCAAACTCACCCTGCCGATGCTGTATCTCCTCCAGGACGCCAACGATTCCCAGCGCAGCAAACTTCAGCGCATGCTGCTCAAGGGCGAACCCATGGACACCAGCATCCTCGCTGGCATTGCCGATTACGCAGGTGCCATCGAACGCGCCATCAACCACGCCAAATCGCTACTCGTCGAAACCCGCGAGTGCCTGACCGTGCTTTCCCCTTCCGAACACCAGGAAGCCCTTCACGGCATCACCCTCTATTTGGACGACCTGCTCGACCAGTGCCGCAGTTCCGTTTAA
- the trmB gene encoding tRNA (guanine(46)-N(7))-methyltransferase TrmB: protein MSDDFLFTPDHYFRELRKEEIFPASAEAPLEVDLGCGEGHFIAGMADLFPDRNFLAVERLQGRVKNTVRKLRESGLKNGKVLRLETAYTVAWLLPTAGVSRVHLLCPDPWPKKKHHARRLVNRVDFLNGLHRVLEVGGEFLLKTDDTEYFENAMESMSTLAVDQSSGQELFERLEWDEEAFPYPQTGFERHWLGMGRSIHRARWRKC, encoded by the coding sequence ATGTCAGACGATTTTTTGTTCACGCCAGACCACTACTTTCGCGAATTGCGCAAGGAGGAGATTTTTCCTGCAAGTGCAGAAGCTCCGTTGGAAGTAGATCTTGGCTGTGGCGAGGGGCATTTCATTGCCGGGATGGCGGACCTGTTTCCTGATCGAAATTTTTTGGCGGTGGAGAGGTTGCAAGGTCGGGTGAAGAACACGGTGAGAAAGCTACGCGAATCAGGATTGAAGAACGGCAAGGTTTTGAGGCTGGAGACGGCCTACACGGTGGCGTGGTTGTTGCCGACGGCGGGGGTTTCGCGGGTGCATTTGCTGTGCCCCGATCCTTGGCCGAAGAAAAAACATCATGCACGGCGGCTGGTGAATCGGGTCGATTTTCTAAACGGTCTGCATCGGGTGCTTGAGGTGGGTGGCGAGTTTCTTTTGAAAACGGATGACACCGAGTATTTCGAGAACGCGATGGAGTCGATGTCCACGTTGGCAGTGGATCAATCCAGTGGGCAAGAGTTGTTTGAGCGGCTGGAGTGGGATGAGGAGGCGTTTCCCTATCCGCAGACGGGGTTTGAGCGGCATTGGCTGGGCATGGGTCGGAGCATCCATCGCGCGCGCTGGCGCAAATGCTGA
- a CDS encoding GlsB/YeaQ/YmgE family stress response membrane protein, with translation MGFLSWILLGLVAGAIAKLIMPGDDKGGCFMTMLLGIVGAIVGGWIGSLLGFGTVTNFDFRSLFVAIVGSLVLLGIGRMIFKR, from the coding sequence ATGGGCTTTCTCTCCTGGATTCTTCTCGGCCTCGTCGCAGGCGCCATCGCCAAACTCATCATGCCTGGTGATGACAAGGGCGGCTGTTTCATGACCATGCTTCTCGGCATCGTTGGTGCCATCGTCGGTGGCTGGATCGGCAGCCTTCTCGGATTCGGCACGGTTACGAACTTTGACTTCCGCTCGCTTTTCGTCGCCATCGTCGGCTCGCTGGTCCTCTTGGGCATCGGGCGCATGATTTTCAAGAGATAA
- the parS gene encoding type II RES/Xre toxin-antitoxin system antitoxin codes for MRQMTEVSENVLREAPFEKESVAVVTPLEIFFLLKPQLRQKVSYRVPVMPSVATVMDGLQEGLPVEALDRAQDMLGITREVLAGVLNSSVRTLARRKVLAPVESEKLFRLAELYQRAVEVVGGQEEAKRWFGGPKKALGGRTPLDYMVSDLGAREVENLLGRIEHGVFA; via the coding sequence ATGAGACAAATGACCGAAGTGAGTGAGAATGTGTTGCGGGAAGCGCCTTTCGAAAAGGAAAGTGTGGCTGTGGTGACGCCACTTGAGATCTTTTTTCTCCTTAAACCTCAGTTGAGACAAAAGGTAAGTTATCGGGTGCCGGTGATGCCGAGCGTGGCCACTGTCATGGACGGGTTGCAGGAGGGGTTGCCGGTGGAGGCTCTGGATCGTGCGCAGGACATGCTGGGAATTACACGGGAGGTGTTGGCGGGAGTGTTGAATTCTTCGGTGAGAACCCTGGCGAGGCGGAAGGTGCTCGCGCCGGTTGAGTCGGAGAAGCTGTTTCGGCTGGCTGAATTGTATCAACGTGCGGTTGAGGTAGTCGGCGGGCAGGAGGAGGCCAAACGTTGGTTTGGCGGGCCGAAGAAGGCTTTGGGTGGAAGGACGCCGCTGGATTACATGGTTTCAGACCTTGGAGCGCGTGAGGTGGAGAACTTGCTGGGTAGAATCGAGCACGGGGTGTTTGCGTGA
- a CDS encoding complex I 24 kDa subunit family protein: protein MALEVPTELEAKMDEVITHYPVSKRSAVLPLLHLIQHHFRYISDEAVNWVAQKLSLEPIQVLEVVTFYPGFRQTAPGKYHVRVCRTLSCAMAGSYELMESFCKEANIDRSHVDHHHPIAVSPDGKYSIEFAECLASCGFAPVCMVEDDFFEGITPDKAPEVLARYE from the coding sequence ATGGCCCTCGAAGTCCCCACGGAACTGGAAGCAAAAATGGATGAAGTCATCACCCATTATCCCGTCTCCAAACGCAGCGCCGTGCTGCCGCTCCTCCACCTCATCCAGCACCACTTCCGCTACATCAGCGACGAAGCCGTTAACTGGGTCGCCCAAAAGCTCTCGCTCGAACCCATCCAGGTCCTCGAAGTCGTCACCTTTTATCCTGGATTCCGCCAGACCGCCCCAGGAAAATACCACGTCCGCGTCTGCCGCACCCTCTCCTGCGCCATGGCCGGCAGCTACGAATTGATGGAGTCTTTCTGCAAGGAGGCCAACATCGACCGCTCCCACGTCGACCATCATCACCCGATTGCCGTCAGTCCCGATGGCAAATACAGCATCGAATTTGCCGAATGCCTCGCCAGTTGTGGTTTCGCCCCCGTCTGCATGGTCGAAGACGACTTCTTCGAAGGCATCACTCCCGACAAAGCCCCCGAAGTTCTCGCGAGATACGAGTAA
- a CDS encoding NYN domain-containing protein — protein sequence MRFLLVDGHSVIHAWPELRQLHVRAAKRYLAREGLLKRMRLLQDLTGERVVVVFDGRGGKVSDEREAEGVQVFYSDDSISADGVIERLAAKYAQQVTLRVCTGDGMVWETVGALGAGWISPETLAYEVQLAEGDLGRRL from the coding sequence ATGCGTTTTTTGTTGGTTGATGGTCATAGTGTGATCCATGCATGGCCCGAGTTGCGGCAACTGCATGTGCGGGCGGCAAAGCGATACTTGGCGCGAGAGGGTTTACTAAAACGAATGCGCCTGTTGCAGGATCTGACCGGGGAGCGGGTGGTGGTGGTGTTTGATGGCCGCGGTGGCAAGGTGTCGGATGAGAGAGAGGCGGAGGGCGTGCAGGTGTTTTATTCAGATGACTCGATCTCGGCTGATGGGGTGATTGAGCGGTTGGCAGCGAAGTATGCGCAGCAGGTTACGCTGCGGGTTTGCACGGGCGACGGGATGGTGTGGGAGACTGTCGGGGCGCTGGGCGCGGGGTGGATTTCGCCGGAGACGCTGGCTTATGAGGTGCAGCTGGCGGAGGGGGATTTGGGTCGGAGGCTTTGA
- a CDS encoding Rrf2 family transcriptional regulator, whose protein sequence is MELSRFSDYSLRVLMYAAAKEDEKVTLGELAAVYRISQHHLVKIVHYLGKLGYLQNRRGRSGGIRLGMPPAEIRVGDVIRHTETHFNLAECFSVGSNLCRLTPGCRLKGVFHEATEAFLGVLDGYTLEDLVLSSKPTLLLLSLNKGLPMMGGAMQPLVAGGPIN, encoded by the coding sequence ATGGAGCTTAGCCGGTTTAGCGATTACTCCCTGCGTGTGCTGATGTATGCGGCCGCGAAGGAAGATGAAAAAGTGACTCTGGGAGAACTGGCTGCTGTTTACCGGATCTCGCAGCATCATTTGGTGAAGATCGTTCATTACCTGGGCAAACTCGGATATTTACAAAATCGTCGTGGTCGGAGTGGGGGAATCCGGCTGGGGATGCCGCCGGCGGAGATCCGGGTCGGTGATGTGATCCGACATACAGAAACGCATTTCAATCTTGCGGAGTGTTTCAGTGTGGGAAGCAATCTTTGCCGATTGACTCCTGGATGCCGTTTAAAAGGGGTGTTCCACGAGGCGACGGAGGCGTTCCTTGGAGTGCTTGATGGTTATACCTTGGAGGATCTGGTGCTTTCCAGCAAACCGACGTTGTTGCTCCTTTCGCTCAACAAGGGACTGCCAATGATGGGAGGGGCAATGCAACCTTTGGTGGCGGGTGGGCCAATCAACTGA
- a CDS encoding DUF3313 family protein — translation MRLLLFFAAISCLLMVSCRSTNQMLKARPAQLSSFVEFPDQMKKSRERAPFHKVWSSPNPEVRGRAIPKRQIFIAPVTLQHLRPVGKPLVRKEIELGSITRDEAGMAKQLRQEFAGAFARSERPRYVLSRYPGPDTVTLELALVELNPTSPKGNVVKTGLKFVIGPFAGLGGYFTKGNVAIEGKVRNSQTGELIFQFADNEADKMTLYTLRDFRAYGHADVSMKEWARQFELFTRTPPGVRVEDSFCFTLDPR, via the coding sequence ATGAGACTCTTGTTATTCTTTGCCGCGATCAGTTGTTTGTTGATGGTTTCATGCCGGTCGACGAATCAGATGCTGAAGGCGAGGCCGGCACAATTGAGTTCTTTTGTGGAGTTTCCGGATCAGATGAAAAAATCGCGGGAGAGGGCGCCGTTTCACAAAGTGTGGAGCTCCCCGAATCCTGAGGTGAGGGGGCGGGCGATTCCGAAACGGCAGATTTTTATTGCCCCGGTGACGTTGCAACACCTGAGGCCGGTGGGGAAACCACTGGTGCGCAAGGAGATTGAGCTGGGCAGCATCACGAGGGATGAAGCGGGAATGGCGAAGCAGCTGAGGCAGGAGTTTGCGGGTGCTTTTGCGCGTTCGGAGCGCCCGCGTTATGTGCTTTCGAGGTATCCGGGCCCGGACACGGTGACTTTGGAACTGGCGTTGGTGGAGTTGAATCCGACCAGTCCAAAGGGAAATGTGGTGAAGACGGGTCTGAAGTTCGTGATCGGTCCGTTTGCCGGATTGGGTGGTTATTTTACCAAGGGGAATGTGGCGATCGAGGGGAAGGTGCGCAATTCGCAGACGGGGGAGCTGATCTTCCAGTTTGCGGACAATGAGGCAGACAAGATGACGTTGTATACGCTCCGGGATTTCCGGGCGTATGGGCATGCGGATGTGAGCATGAAGGAATGGGCGCGGCAGTTCGAGCTGTTTACGCGGACGCCTCCCGGGGTGAGGGTGGAGGATTCTTTTTGTTTCACGCTGGACCCGCGTTGA
- a CDS encoding RES family NAD+ phosphorylase: MQRHRAEGAFDGEGARLFGGRWNLAGQRMVYTSSSLALAAMEVLVHLESTEALQRLYAYAKASFPHEICETLEMEALPTDWHADPPPIWTATAGDAWLRSRRSAVLKVPSSLIPDEANYLLNPLHADFAKIEIQPVRTFAFPPRLLKGLTA, from the coding sequence GTGCAGAGGCACCGTGCGGAGGGGGCTTTCGACGGAGAAGGGGCAAGGCTCTTTGGTGGTCGGTGGAATTTGGCGGGGCAGCGGATGGTTTACACGAGCAGTTCCCTGGCGCTGGCAGCGATGGAGGTGCTGGTGCATTTGGAGTCGACGGAGGCATTGCAGCGGTTGTATGCGTATGCGAAAGCGAGTTTTCCGCATGAGATTTGTGAGACTTTGGAGATGGAGGCATTGCCCACTGACTGGCATGCGGACCCGCCGCCTATTTGGACGGCGACTGCGGGAGATGCCTGGTTGAGAAGCAGGCGGTCGGCGGTGTTAAAGGTGCCGAGTTCGTTGATCCCGGATGAGGCGAACTATTTGTTGAATCCGCTGCATGCGGATTTTGCAAAGATTGAAATTCAACCGGTGAGAACCTTTGCATTTCCGCCGCGACTGTTGAAAGGTCTGACTGCTTGA
- the tyrS gene encoding tyrosine--tRNA ligase, translating to MTSAAEALDILKRGTVTIHSEKELAERLSRGKPLRIKFGADPTAPDIHLGHAVPLRKLRQFQELGHHIVLIIGDFTAMIGDPTGRSTTRPPLTHEEVVANAKTYTEQAFLVLDRDKTEVVFNGDWLRAMTFSDVVKLNARVTLQQMLQREDFKNRVAQGQEVRLHELQYPIMQGWDSVVVRADVEIGGSDQLFNMLVGRDLQKEEGQEPQIVMTMPLLEGLDGVKKMSKSLGNYVGLTEEPKEMFGKLMSIPDELMAKYYLLVLGEVLDVAMHPMEAKKQLAAKCVAVYHSEADARACREDWDTRFSKRDLSGADLPVVTLGERRDVLGVVLFAYAEAFQHTVSGGDARRLIQQGSVQLNGEKVVDPKATPEWKEGDILKLDKKRTVKVQG from the coding sequence ATGACATCGGCAGCGGAAGCATTGGACATTTTGAAGCGTGGCACTGTGACGATTCACAGTGAAAAGGAACTGGCGGAGCGGCTTTCGCGTGGCAAACCGTTGCGAATCAAGTTTGGGGCGGACCCGACGGCGCCGGACATTCATTTGGGACATGCGGTGCCGCTGCGGAAGTTGCGTCAGTTTCAAGAGCTGGGTCATCACATTGTGCTGATTATCGGGGATTTTACGGCAATGATTGGAGATCCGACAGGGCGTTCGACAACGCGTCCACCGTTGACGCATGAAGAAGTGGTGGCGAATGCGAAGACCTACACGGAGCAGGCGTTTCTGGTGTTGGATCGGGACAAGACCGAGGTGGTTTTTAATGGTGATTGGTTGAGGGCGATGACGTTTTCAGACGTGGTGAAGTTGAATGCGCGGGTGACCTTGCAGCAGATGTTGCAGCGCGAGGATTTCAAGAATCGGGTGGCACAGGGCCAGGAGGTGAGGCTGCATGAATTGCAGTATCCGATCATGCAGGGTTGGGATTCCGTCGTGGTGCGGGCGGATGTGGAGATTGGCGGCAGCGACCAGCTTTTTAACATGCTGGTGGGTCGTGATTTGCAGAAGGAGGAAGGACAGGAGCCGCAGATCGTGATGACGATGCCGCTTTTGGAAGGTTTGGACGGGGTGAAGAAGATGTCGAAATCGCTGGGCAACTATGTCGGATTGACCGAGGAGCCGAAGGAGATGTTTGGAAAGCTGATGAGCATTCCCGATGAGTTGATGGCGAAATATTATCTGCTGGTGCTGGGAGAGGTATTGGATGTGGCGATGCATCCGATGGAAGCGAAGAAGCAGCTCGCGGCGAAATGCGTGGCGGTTTACCATTCGGAGGCCGATGCGAGGGCTTGTCGTGAAGACTGGGACACGCGATTCAGCAAGCGTGACTTGAGTGGCGCGGATTTGCCGGTGGTGACGCTGGGTGAGAGGCGCGATGTGTTGGGCGTGGTATTGTTTGCTTACGCGGAGGCCTTTCAGCACACGGTATCTGGTGGGGACGCGAGGCGTCTGATCCAGCAGGGGAGCGTGCAGTTGAACGGGGAGAAGGTGGTGGATCCGAAAGCAACGCCTGAGTGGAAAGAGGGGGACATTCTGAAACTGGACAAGAAAAGGACTGTGAAAGTGCAGGGATAG
- the nuoD gene encoding NADH dehydrogenase (quinone) subunit D codes for MAKTVQELDAPDIAAQAALHAQAHDEAVTDMIGEKLVINMGPSHPATHGVLRLVLELDGEIITKADPDVGFLHRGDEKIAENMHYNQFVPYTDRLDYLAPLANNVAYAMAVEKLMGWELPARGKALRVVCCEMARLSSHLLGVGVFAMDVGAMSVFLYTFTQRETIYNLSEQLTGARFTTSFTRVGGHTRDMNEAFISGLKKFLNELPAVIDEIDALLSKNRIFIDRTQGLGIITKEDAISFGITGPNLRACGIDFDLRKAHPYLDYEQYEFDIPIGTTGDCYDRYLVRMEEMRQSIRILNQVLASIPSGPINYEDPKNRLPGKQKVLMKMEELIHHFIVATQGLEAPVGEVYFGAENPKGELGFYICSKGGGVPYRMKIRSPSFVNLSILSKLLPGHMVSDVPSILGSLDFVMGECDR; via the coding sequence ATGGCTAAAACGGTTCAAGAGCTTGATGCACCGGACATCGCCGCCCAGGCGGCGCTACACGCACAGGCGCACGACGAAGCCGTCACCGACATGATCGGTGAGAAACTCGTCATCAACATGGGACCATCGCACCCCGCCACCCACGGCGTTTTGCGACTCGTCCTCGAACTCGACGGCGAAATCATCACCAAAGCCGATCCCGACGTCGGCTTCCTGCATCGCGGCGACGAAAAAATCGCCGAGAACATGCACTACAATCAGTTCGTGCCCTACACCGACCGGCTCGACTACCTCGCCCCCCTCGCCAACAACGTCGCCTACGCCATGGCCGTTGAAAAACTCATGGGCTGGGAACTCCCCGCCCGTGGCAAAGCCCTGCGCGTCGTCTGCTGTGAAATGGCCCGCCTCTCATCGCACCTTCTGGGCGTCGGCGTTTTCGCCATGGACGTTGGTGCCATGTCGGTGTTCCTCTACACCTTCACCCAGCGTGAAACCATTTACAATTTGAGCGAGCAGCTCACCGGTGCCCGTTTTACCACCAGCTTCACCCGCGTCGGCGGCCACACCCGCGACATGAACGAGGCTTTCATCAGCGGACTCAAAAAATTCCTCAACGAACTCCCCGCCGTCATCGACGAAATCGACGCCCTGCTCTCCAAAAACCGCATCTTCATCGACCGCACCCAGGGCCTCGGCATCATCACCAAGGAAGACGCCATCTCCTTCGGCATCACCGGCCCCAACCTGCGCGCTTGCGGCATCGACTTCGATCTCCGCAAAGCCCATCCTTATCTCGACTACGAACAATACGAGTTCGACATCCCCATCGGCACCACCGGCGACTGCTACGACCGCTACCTCGTCCGTATGGAGGAAATGCGCCAGAGCATCCGCATCCTCAATCAGGTGCTCGCCAGCATCCCTTCCGGTCCCATCAACTACGAAGACCCCAAAAATCGCCTCCCAGGCAAGCAAAAGGTCCTCATGAAGATGGAGGAACTCATCCATCACTTCATCGTTGCCACCCAGGGTCTCGAAGCCCCCGTCGGCGAAGTCTACTTCGGAGCCGAAAACCCCAAAGGCGAACTTGGCTTCTACATTTGCAGCAAAGGCGGCGGCGTTCCCTACCGGATGAAAATCAGGAGCCCCTCGTTCGTCAACCTCAGCATCCTCTCCAAACTCCTGCCCGGACACATGGTCAGCGACGTGCCCTCCATCCTCGGCAGTCTCGACTTCGTCATGGGCGAGTGCGACCGGTAG
- a CDS encoding ABC transporter permease has translation MTKNFSLFLALRYLRPKRTFVSVITLISVLGVTLGVGVLIFVISVMAGFHAQIKDLALGYDSHIDVRDVWGTSMFDESRRPPDVKEESWRDVRAALEKVPGVTSVTPIVQGMLLIEAFDNVAPSAMLGIRQDDADTFFEKYKKLITAGSLELTENHIVLDQRLARAWSLNVGDTVSVWPTTNLSEMMRAQRAMQEAPEEEQKKIEDYLKEVSQATELTVTGIFTPPSLADMSDLSVVLVPLHVARDLRGMEDGVTSLAVELVDAFKAPVIKREFMMASPTAVLPENWQATTWIEQHQTLFDSVQNEMDMMYVVLYFIVLVAAFCVMNTMITVTVQKRREIGIISALGARSGQTVWVFLIQGMIVGALGALSGLGAGLGVLALRNDIRAGIAHLTGREIFSQETYGLVEIPAKVVPYDVGVICLGAFVLCTLAALVPAFIAARTEPAVALRD, from the coding sequence TTGACCAAGAACTTCAGTTTATTCCTCGCCCTACGTTACCTGCGTCCGAAGCGGACGTTTGTGAGTGTTATTACGTTGATCTCGGTTTTGGGGGTGACGCTGGGAGTGGGGGTGCTGATTTTTGTGATCTCGGTGATGGCGGGGTTTCATGCGCAGATTAAGGATCTGGCTTTGGGGTATGACTCGCATATTGATGTGCGGGATGTGTGGGGGACGTCGATGTTTGATGAATCGCGTCGCCCACCCGATGTGAAGGAGGAGTCGTGGCGGGATGTGCGGGCAGCGCTGGAGAAGGTGCCCGGGGTGACGAGTGTGACGCCGATTGTGCAGGGGATGTTGTTGATCGAGGCTTTTGATAATGTGGCTCCGTCGGCGATGCTGGGGATTCGGCAGGATGATGCGGACACGTTTTTTGAGAAGTATAAGAAGCTGATCACGGCGGGTTCGCTGGAGTTGACGGAGAATCACATCGTGCTGGATCAACGGTTGGCGAGGGCGTGGAGTTTAAATGTGGGGGACACGGTTTCGGTTTGGCCGACGACGAATCTTTCGGAGATGATGCGCGCGCAGCGGGCGATGCAGGAAGCACCGGAGGAGGAGCAGAAGAAGATTGAAGACTATTTGAAGGAGGTGAGTCAGGCGACGGAGTTGACGGTGACGGGGATTTTTACACCGCCGAGTCTGGCGGACATGAGTGACTTGAGCGTGGTGCTGGTGCCGCTGCATGTGGCGCGGGATCTGCGTGGAATGGAAGATGGGGTGACGAGCCTGGCGGTTGAATTGGTGGATGCGTTCAAGGCTCCGGTGATCAAGCGTGAGTTTATGATGGCTTCGCCGACGGCGGTGTTGCCGGAGAACTGGCAGGCAACGACGTGGATTGAGCAGCATCAGACCTTGTTTGATTCGGTTCAGAACGAGATGGACATGATGTATGTGGTGCTTTATTTCATCGTGTTGGTGGCTGCGTTTTGTGTGATGAACACGATGATCACAGTGACGGTGCAGAAGCGTCGTGAGATTGGGATTATCTCTGCTTTGGGGGCGAGATCGGGACAGACGGTTTGGGTGTTTTTGATCCAGGGGATGATCGTTGGGGCGCTGGGTGCGTTGTCGGGATTGGGCGCTGGGTTGGGGGTGTTGGCTTTGCGCAATGATATCCGTGCGGGGATCGCGCATTTGACGGGGCGTGAGATTTTTAGTCAGGAGACTTATGGGCTGGTGGAGATTCCGGCGAAGGTGGTGCCGTATGACGTGGGGGTGATTTGCCTCGGTGCGTTTGTGCTCTGCACGTTGGCGGCTTTGGTGCCGGCGTTTATTGCGGCCCGGACAGAGCCGGCGGTGGCGTTGCGCGATTAG